One window of the Archangium primigenium genome contains the following:
- a CDS encoding LysR substrate-binding domain-containing protein, with amino-acid sequence MSPTREALSRALTDLTDLRLFLAVAETGSITRGARRVHLSLAAASERIHRLEDGWGVALLERRGRGVRLTSAGEALVPEARAVLLQVEHLQGAIALHAQGLRGRVRLLCNTAALSGALPEALGAFLAQHPLVDVELEERPSPDIVQAVAEGRVEVGLVADTVDLGGLETFAFQEDRLAVVMAPGHRLAMRRAVAFAEVLDEPLVGLAEGSALQEMLEAQALRLGRPPRYRLRPRGVEEVCRVVALGGGVGVVPGAAARRWRRPLGLRAVPLEDVWARRQLTLCVRRLDGLSPFARLLVDGLRRSPLAG; translated from the coding sequence ATGAGCCCGACACGGGAGGCGCTCTCCCGGGCGCTGACGGACCTGACCGACCTGCGGCTGTTCCTCGCGGTGGCCGAGACGGGCAGCATCACCCGGGGGGCCCGGCGGGTGCACCTGTCCCTCGCCGCCGCGAGCGAGCGCATCCACCGCCTGGAGGACGGGTGGGGGGTGGCGCTGCTGGAGCGGCGGGGGCGGGGCGTGCGGCTGACGTCGGCGGGCGAGGCCCTGGTGCCCGAGGCCCGCGCGGTGCTCCTCCAGGTGGAGCACCTCCAAGGCGCCATCGCCCTGCATGCCCAGGGGCTGCGGGGGCGCGTGCGGCTGTTGTGCAACACGGCGGCCCTGTCCGGCGCGCTCCCGGAAGCGCTCGGCGCCTTCCTCGCCCAGCATCCGCTCGTGGACGTGGAACTGGAGGAGCGGCCCAGCCCGGACATCGTCCAGGCCGTGGCGGAGGGCCGGGTCGAGGTGGGACTCGTGGCGGACACGGTGGACCTGGGCGGCCTGGAGACCTTCGCCTTCCAGGAGGACCGGCTCGCGGTGGTGATGGCGCCCGGGCACCGCCTCGCGATGCGCCGCGCGGTGGCCTTCGCCGAGGTGCTGGACGAGCCCCTCGTCGGCCTCGCCGAGGGCAGCGCCCTCCAGGAGATGCTGGAGGCCCAGGCCCTTCGGCTTGGCCGTCCGCCGCGCTACCGGCTGCGCCCGCGGGGCGTGGAGGAGGTGTGCCGGGTGGTGGCGCTCGGGGGCGGGGTGGGGGTGGTGCCCGGGGCGGCCGCCCGGCGCTGGCGGCGCCCGCTCGGCCTGCGCGCCGTCCCTCTGGAGGACGTCTGGGCCCGGCGCCAGCTTACCCTGTGCGTGCGCCGCCTCGACGGGTTATCCCCGTTCGCCCGGCTGCTCGT